In the genome of Triticum urartu cultivar G1812 chromosome 5, Tu2.1, whole genome shotgun sequence, one region contains:
- the LOC125508473 gene encoding uncharacterized protein LOC125508473 isoform X2 translates to MAVGIALLLDLAARAPRSSASLHSHAAFSAAAAAAAAAALSASGVPLSARPFFGFPGFTVAHCDAGATYGSIDSPDLANDLNEKIHDSIHDLQLPIKEYPLELKPLLYAFGFKHLSMTTIRAFLLYYLPLLEPRPPTDDDDDDDLLQDDSERPPVDLVTPFHNSLKQIAREISVVTTRRVFERIAVRHVSQRTAWKLLKDAAKSSKRKALRGMSIPEYTYCVARTTFRAHALGVAATWVVQSVVQVYKCFIRQPDNDDELFDEKEKLRLFARRIYSVTIKCGFSLVFASIGAGLGVLLHPVHGQWIGCILGDFAGPVVAILIFEKLQFPLEG, encoded by the exons ATGGCGGTCGGCATCGCGCTCCTACTCGACCTTGCGGCCCGCGCGCCCCGCTCCTCCGCCTCGCTCCACTCGCACGCCGCCTtctccgccgctgccgccgccgccgccgcggcagCCCTGTCCGCCTCCGGCGTACCCCTCTCCGCGCGGCCATTCTTCGG TTTTCCAGGATTCACTGTTGCTCATTGTGATGCTGGTGCAACTTATGGATCGATTGATAGTCCTGATCTTGCCAATGATCTTAATGAGAAGATACATGACTCGATTCATGATCTCCAATTACCGATAAAAGAATACCCGTTGGAGCTGAAGCCGCTTTTGTATGCATTTGGCTTTAAGCATTTGAGTATGACGACTATTAGGGCCTTTTTATTATACTATTTACCACTTCTGGAGCCTCGTCCGCCCactgatgacgatgacgatgacgatCTGCTTCAAGATGATTCAGAGAGGCCGCCGGTTGACCTGGTTACTCCCTTCCATAATTCATTGAAGCAAATCGCTCGCGAG ATTTCTGTTGTAACAACAAGAAGAGTATTCGAAAGGATTGCGGTTCGTCATGTTTCACAAAGAACAGCATGGAAGCTTCTCAAAG ATGCTGCAAAATCATCAAAGAGGAAAGCTCTGAGGGGGATGTCAATTCCAGAATACACATACTGTGTTGCCAGAACAACTTTCCGAG CGCATGCATTGGGAGTAGCTGCTACTTGGGTTGTACAATCTGTCGTCCAGGTCTACAAATGTTTTATTCGTCAACCTGATAATGATGACGAATTGTTCGACGAGAAGGAAAAACTCAGATTGTTTGCGAGAAGGATCTATAGTGTAACCATCAAATGTGGTTTCTCTTTGGTTTTTGCCTCGATTGGAGCAGGCCTCGGCGTCCTTCTGCATCCAGTGCATGGACAATGGATTG GTTGTATCCTTGGAGATTTTGCAGGACCAGTTGTTGCTATCCTTATTTTCGAGAAGTTACAGTTCCCGCTAGAAGGTTAA
- the LOC125508473 gene encoding uncharacterized protein LOC125508473 isoform X1 has protein sequence MAVGIALLLDLAARAPRSSASLHSHAAFSAAAAAAAAAALSASGVPLSARPFFGFPGFTVAHCDAGATYGSIDSPDLANDLNEKIHDSIHDLQLPIKEYPLELKPLLYAFGFKHLSMTTIRAFLLYYLPLLEPRPPTDDDDDDDLLQDDSERPPVDLVTPFHNSLKQIAREISVVTTRRVFERIAVRHVSQRTAWKLLKDAAKSSKRKALRGMSIPEYTYCVARTTFRAHALGVAATWVVQSVVQVYKCFIRQPDNDDELFDEKEKLRLFARRIYSVTIKCGFSLVFASIGAGLGVLLHPVHGQWIGCILGDFAGPVVAILIFEKLQFPLEG, from the exons ATGGCGGTCGGCATCGCGCTCCTGCTCGACCTTGCGGCCCGCGCGCCCCGCTCCTCCGCCTCGCTCCACTCGCACGCCGCCTtctccgccgctgccgccgccgccgccgcggcagCCCTGTCCGCCTCCGGCGTACCCCTCTCCGCGCGGCCATTCTTCGG TTTTCCAGGATTCACTGTTGCTCATTGTGATGCTGGTGCAACTTATGGATCGATTGATAGTCCTGATCTTGCCAATGATCTTAATGAGAAGATACATGACTCGATTCATGATCTCCAATTACCGATAAAAGAATACCCGTTGGAGCTGAAGCCGCTTTTGTATGCATTTGGCTTTAAGCATTTGAGTATGACGACTATTAGGGCCTTTTTATTATACTATTTACCACTTCTGGAGCCTCGTCCGCCCactgatgacgatgacgatgacgatCTGCTTCAAGATGATTCAGAGAGGCCGCCGGTTGACCTGGTTACTCCCTTCCATAATTCATTGAAGCAAATCGCTCGCGAG ATTTCTGTTGTAACAACAAGAAGAGTATTCGAAAGGATTGCGGTTCGTCATGTTTCACAAAGAACAGCATGGAAGCTTCTCAAAG ATGCTGCAAAATCATCAAAGAGGAAAGCTCTGAGGGGGATGTCAATTCCAGAATACACATACTGTGTTGCCAGAACAACTTTCCGAG CGCATGCATTGGGAGTAGCTGCTACTTGGGTTGTACAATCTGTCGTCCAGGTCTACAAATGTTTTATTCGTCAACCTGATAATGATGACGAATTGTTCGACGAGAAGGAAAAACTCAGATTGTTTGCGAGAAGGATCTATAGTGTAACCATCAAATGTGGTTTCTCTTTGGTTTTTGCCTCGATTGGAGCAGGCCTCGGCGTCCTTCTGCATCCAGTGCATGGACAATGGATTG GTTGTATCCTTGGAGATTTTGCAGGACCAGTTGTTGCTATCCTTATTTTCGAGAAGTTACAGTTCCCGCTAGAAGGTTAA